From Paenibacillus sp. V4I7, one genomic window encodes:
- a CDS encoding family 43 glycosylhydrolase, producing the protein MYKKFIAFLLTFTLLLSLGPGISVFATGTTVQNPVIWADVPDVDIIRVGDAYYMTSTTMHMNPGVPIMKSTDLVNWEIVNYAYDILAANDKQALLNGENEYGQGSWASAIRYNKGKFYIVVGSLHEAAYGPLREGRAAEGLPDLAIFQ; encoded by the coding sequence ATGTATAAGAAGTTTATTGCATTTTTATTAACATTTACATTATTACTGAGCCTTGGACCAGGTATATCTGTGTTTGCTACTGGTACAACTGTTCAGAATCCGGTCATATGGGCAGATGTACCGGACGTAGATATCATCAGGGTAGGTGATGCCTACTATATGACTAGTACAACAATGCATATGAATCCGGGAGTTCCGATTATGAAATCTACGGATCTCGTAAATTGGGAAATTGTTAATTATGCATATGATATACTTGCTGCTAATGACAAACAAGCTCTATTAAATGGAGAAAACGAATATGGGCAAGGCTCCTGGGCAAGCGCCATAAGATATAATAAAGGTAAATTTTATATTGTGGTTGGCTCATTACATGAAGCAGCTTATGGACCGTTACGTGAAGGAAGGGCTGCTGAAGGGCTCCCTGACCTCGCAATTTTCCAATAA
- a CDS encoding IS1182 family transposase, whose product MMGVDKDKQNQLMYISLDDLVPKDHLLREIKNKIDFSFIYKKVQHLYSPIGRKSIDPVLLMKMLLIGYLFGIPSERKLEQDIVVNLAYRWFLGLDLTEAVPDHSTLSHNRRRRFRDSQIFQEIFDHIVSECITKGIVTGEIVVVDSTHLKANASNSKAEKVVVERKPSEYFKELEQEARRIENELDDDPNKKKRGRKPKEERSEKEIIQSKIDPEAGLLSRSNKPKGFHYLAHTTFDTKHGIITDIHVTPANMNDHEPFAARLKEQKRKFNLPIQKVGADKGYDRSPVHHALEKLEIEGYITTIDSDENHLQKLGFVYDKISNTYNCPEGKSLRFSYISWHTEKQTYSKIYASQSKDCKQCPLRSSCFGKTGANKTIRRPLFQEAKERNVARKKTAEYRTIQKARRVWCEGSFGTMKRCHNLAYTYKKGIRNATEHFLLSALALNIKRIVKVV is encoded by the coding sequence ATGATGGGTGTAGATAAGGACAAACAAAATCAATTGATGTATATAAGTCTGGATGATCTTGTGCCTAAAGATCACTTGCTTCGAGAGATCAAAAATAAAATCGACTTTTCATTCATTTACAAAAAAGTACAACACCTCTACTCACCTATTGGACGTAAATCCATTGATCCTGTTCTTTTGATGAAGATGCTGCTTATTGGATACTTGTTTGGAATTCCTTCGGAGAGAAAATTAGAACAAGATATCGTTGTAAATCTTGCCTATCGCTGGTTTCTTGGTCTGGACCTGACTGAGGCAGTACCGGACCATTCTACGTTAAGTCATAACCGTCGCAGGAGGTTTAGGGATAGTCAGATATTCCAGGAAATCTTCGATCACATTGTTTCGGAGTGTATCACGAAAGGTATCGTGACGGGTGAAATTGTCGTTGTAGACTCTACTCATTTAAAGGCCAATGCCTCCAACAGCAAAGCAGAGAAAGTCGTAGTGGAAAGGAAACCTTCGGAATATTTCAAGGAGTTAGAACAAGAAGCTCGCCGGATCGAAAACGAATTGGATGATGATCCGAATAAGAAGAAGCGCGGGAGAAAGCCAAAAGAGGAACGTTCTGAAAAAGAAATCATACAGAGTAAAATCGATCCTGAAGCAGGATTATTAAGCAGGTCTAATAAACCGAAAGGGTTTCACTATTTGGCACATACGACTTTTGACACGAAACATGGAATCATAACAGATATCCATGTTACTCCAGCAAATATGAATGATCACGAACCATTTGCCGCTCGGTTAAAAGAACAAAAAAGAAAGTTTAATTTACCAATTCAAAAGGTTGGTGCAGATAAAGGCTATGATCGTTCTCCTGTTCATCATGCGCTTGAGAAGCTTGAAATCGAAGGATATATAACGACTATTGATTCTGATGAAAATCATTTACAAAAACTCGGTTTTGTTTACGACAAAATCAGTAACACATATAACTGTCCTGAAGGAAAATCCCTTCGATTTTCATACATAAGCTGGCATACGGAAAAGCAAACTTACAGTAAGATATATGCTTCACAAAGTAAGGATTGTAAGCAATGTCCGTTGCGTTCAAGCTGCTTTGGTAAAACAGGGGCCAATAAAACAATTCGGCGTCCGTTATTTCAAGAAGCAAAAGAACGAAATGTAGCGCGTAAAAAGACAGCCGAATACCGTACGATTCAGAAAGCAAGGCGTGTGTGGTGCGAGGGCAGTTTTGGAACGATGAAAAGATGCCATAACCTAGCCTATACATACAAGAAGGGCATTCGGAACGCCACCGAGCATTTCCTTCTTTCCGCATTGGCATTAAACATAAAACGTATAGTAAAGGTGGTATAA
- a CDS encoding TIGR03943 family protein, whose amino-acid sequence MKSNLAAKKGVSLTGNVNQKATALTASNKTDSVSVSIDTVTPGSPTPAPSVIASTEQTAPSLKAADSNKLPTSTVSDPLDTLFPHDEYSEDLAKLGKKLYKKDFISIGEKGFMEIISSMDFYMENFMGKKVDISGFVYRENDMKEDQFVVSRFAVQCCSADAAPYGLMVESAAGKELKKDTWVKITGILEKTNYNGNEIMKIHASKIEKIPAPNSPYTYPDFDYFEKSS is encoded by the coding sequence ATGAAAAGCAATTTGGCTGCCAAGAAGGGAGTCAGCCTTACGGGGAACGTCAATCAAAAGGCAACTGCCCTGACAGCATCCAATAAAACGGATTCCGTCTCTGTATCGATTGATACCGTGACACCAGGTTCTCCGACACCTGCTCCATCTGTCATTGCTTCAACTGAGCAAACTGCGCCTTCTTTGAAAGCTGCTGATTCGAACAAATTGCCAACCTCAACCGTCTCAGACCCGCTGGATACGTTGTTTCCGCATGATGAATACTCGGAGGATCTCGCGAAACTGGGTAAAAAACTGTATAAGAAAGATTTCATTTCTATCGGGGAAAAAGGATTCATGGAAATCATCTCGTCCATGGACTTTTACATGGAGAATTTCATGGGGAAAAAGGTGGATATCAGCGGCTTTGTCTATAGGGAGAATGATATGAAGGAAGACCAATTTGTCGTATCCCGATTTGCCGTTCAGTGCTGTTCCGCTGATGCAGCCCCCTACGGTTTGATGGTCGAATCTGCAGCAGGAAAAGAGCTTAAGAAAGATACCTGGGTAAAAATCACCGGAATACTTGAAAAGACGAACTATAACGGAAATGAAATCATGAAAATCCATGCTAGCAAAATTGAGAAAATTCCAGCACCTAACTCTCCCTATACTTATCCGGACTTTGACTATTTCGAAAAAAGTTCCTGA
- a CDS encoding RHS repeat domain-containing protein — MAAKLLFMATSGRSNPSSRESRTKSKTHRWPHGTSIRDCNPYIRTRFLPDPTTTTFEYDAAGRQSAVTAADGGRTVYSYDAWDRVIREEATIRAHVPAGLPINLSGLAEQAQTAVTERRYDSVGRLVEEKSPNGAWMRNVYDGNGQVVKQSQGGLVPSWNGTPLASGAADPLYPGNQVISSQSYLYDKLGRVVSETDGNGQTVTYSYSGRTVKTLTPTIGLNGNRVVVSSQTTYDTGGNVVRSVNEANGTTSVTYDAFGHTKLTINEEGQQISYVTDAYGRTKQRVEQVDRTGRTQTIAYSVDAWGNVWQEKRELNDGAWATTVSKYSPEGDLLQTTDPSGLVTDYAYDKHGRLQQSQETDRTTGSVRVTAYGYDVMGRRVAIWNDRSGLSYTNTSGFGLLKLAGR; from the coding sequence TTGGCAGCCAAATTGCTTTTCATGGCCACATCGGGCAGAAGTAATCCCAGCAGCAGAGAATCGCGAACAAAGAGTAAAACACACCGTTGGCCGCACGGGACGTCGATACGGGATTGCAATCCGTACATCCGCACTCGTTTTTTGCCCGACCCCACCACAACGACCTTCGAATACGACGCGGCTGGCCGGCAATCGGCCGTTACAGCGGCTGACGGCGGCCGCACGGTATATTCCTATGACGCATGGGACCGGGTCATCCGGGAGGAAGCAACGATTCGCGCGCACGTGCCCGCTGGTCTTCCCATTAACTTAAGCGGACTCGCGGAGCAAGCGCAAACTGCCGTGACGGAGCGCAGATACGACTCTGTCGGACGGCTCGTGGAAGAGAAAAGCCCTAATGGGGCTTGGATGCGTAACGTTTACGACGGCAATGGCCAAGTCGTGAAGCAGTCGCAAGGCGGGTTGGTTCCAAGCTGGAACGGTACCCCGCTTGCTTCGGGTGCTGCCGATCCGCTTTATCCGGGCAACCAAGTGATTAGCTCCCAATCCTATTTGTACGATAAGCTTGGTCGGGTCGTGTCCGAGACAGACGGTAACGGGCAAACGGTAACATACAGCTACTCGGGTCGAACGGTAAAGACATTGACGCCAACGATCGGACTTAACGGAAACCGTGTGGTTGTGTCGAGCCAAACTACTTATGACACGGGAGGGAATGTCGTACGTTCCGTGAATGAAGCGAACGGAACGACGAGTGTGACCTATGATGCATTCGGGCATACGAAGCTGACAATTAACGAAGAGGGTCAGCAAATCAGCTACGTTACCGACGCTTACGGACGAACAAAGCAGCGCGTCGAGCAAGTTGATCGTACCGGACGCACGCAAACGATTGCCTACAGCGTCGATGCATGGGGTAACGTATGGCAGGAGAAGCGCGAGCTGAACGATGGGGCTTGGGCAACTACGGTTTCCAAATACTCGCCAGAGGGTGATTTGCTGCAAACGACTGATCCGTCAGGCCTCGTTACGGACTACGCGTACGATAAGCACGGCCGGCTTCAGCAAAGTCAGGAGACCGACCGCACAACCGGATCCGTCCGCGTGACCGCATACGGCTATGACGTTATGGGCCGTCGTGTGGCGATATGGAATGACCGTTCCGGTCTGTCCTACACGAACACTTCGGGCTTTGGACTTCTGAAGCTGGCTGGGAGATAG
- a CDS encoding helix-turn-helix domain-containing protein translates to MYKALLVQPDHYSAAETRLMFHWEQHGFMLQADADSLVDAQANIRTQPVDLILIDLKHSQASGMLLCERIREHSRVPIILLGGRHDFQLLREAMAFQVSDYIADPVQPEDLASSLRKVKKELDVQSVHSHRLILNHENKKSQKPSNIDLVKQYVQEQLNQNITLKKISSLLHFNCAYLGQKFKDQENMSFNEYLLQQRMEKAKILLERTDMRIYEIANEVGYTEIDWFYKKFKEYTGASANEYRKQSSVNAQYEMSFWKALAVAKK, encoded by the coding sequence TTGTACAAGGCGTTGCTAGTTCAACCTGACCATTATTCCGCAGCAGAAACCAGACTTATGTTTCATTGGGAGCAGCATGGCTTCATGCTTCAAGCCGATGCGGATTCTCTCGTTGACGCTCAAGCCAATATCCGTACACAGCCAGTCGACCTTATTCTTATCGATCTTAAACATTCGCAGGCCAGCGGGATGCTGCTCTGTGAACGGATCCGCGAGCATAGCCGGGTTCCTATTATTCTTCTTGGAGGCAGGCATGATTTCCAACTGCTGCGGGAAGCGATGGCCTTTCAGGTAAGCGATTACATTGCGGATCCGGTACAGCCGGAGGATCTGGCTTCCAGCCTTCGCAAGGTCAAGAAAGAGCTCGACGTTCAATCTGTTCACTCCCATCGGCTAATCTTAAATCATGAGAATAAAAAAAGTCAGAAACCGTCCAACATTGATCTTGTCAAGCAATATGTACAGGAGCAATTGAATCAGAACATTACCTTAAAAAAAATCTCAAGCCTGCTGCATTTCAACTGTGCCTATCTTGGCCAGAAATTCAAAGACCAAGAGAATATGTCGTTTAACGAATATCTTCTTCAGCAGCGAATGGAGAAGGCTAAAATTTTGCTCGAAAGAACAGATATGCGGATCTATGAGATTGCAAATGAGGTAGGTTATACGGAAATTGACTGGTTCTATAAGAAGTTCAAGGAATACACCGGCGCGAGCGCTAATGAGTACCGCAAGCAAAGCTCGGTTAATGCGCAATACGAAATGTCATTTTGGAAAGCGCTTGCAGTCGCAAAAAAATAA
- a CDS encoding extracellular solute-binding protein: MRVRKTVMMLSTLMLAASLTACESGGNNGNGKGNVNGSNPDATANNKAAAPNNAAAPNNTGTTKEDTSSPEMDFDMGGRTIKVVSWWDMTIGEDNPDNIQRKKNLEALEKKHNFKMEFVAVDYGEYQQKVVASLLAGEPLGDIVRLGKNYTIPTLVQQDLLWPVDEYTKNTKVFNPKVTEYMSYKGRGYAFTEGQGNLITGIFYNRTLLNKLGIKSPQDYVKENNWNWDTFTQVAKDANKDTNNDGKLDTWGLASAGFMDNALVSNETSLTNGDKQNLDDPKTVEVFNFLSKLATEKAARPTEGGDWTEQGQFFRQGNTLMYAGAMWEIGGLKKDMKDYDIGFVPFPKGPSATAYHSSEAAFQALTIPKSVENPDQLIYIWEKINDIDSIYDYADQASLESNFTDENDIQNARDADAGMLVLDSGTFPKFPYYEIIGDLTSGKSVSTVVDTYKAKAQAAIDEVYKK, encoded by the coding sequence GTGAGAGTAAGAAAGACGGTTATGATGCTTTCGACTTTGATGTTAGCTGCTTCATTAACAGCATGTGAAAGTGGCGGCAACAACGGCAATGGGAAAGGGAACGTCAATGGCAGCAATCCGGATGCGACTGCAAACAATAAAGCAGCAGCCCCCAATAACGCTGCGGCGCCGAATAATACCGGCACTACCAAAGAGGATACCTCTTCGCCAGAAATGGACTTCGACATGGGCGGCAGAACGATCAAGGTTGTATCCTGGTGGGATATGACAATTGGAGAAGACAATCCTGACAATATCCAGCGCAAGAAGAACCTGGAGGCGCTTGAGAAGAAGCATAACTTCAAGATGGAATTCGTAGCGGTTGACTACGGCGAATACCAGCAAAAAGTTGTCGCATCCCTGCTTGCAGGCGAACCGCTTGGCGATATTGTGAGATTGGGCAAAAACTACACCATTCCTACCCTCGTGCAGCAAGACCTGTTATGGCCGGTTGATGAATACACGAAAAACACGAAAGTATTTAATCCCAAGGTTACCGAATACATGTCATATAAGGGCCGCGGTTACGCCTTTACTGAGGGTCAAGGTAACTTGATTACCGGTATTTTCTATAACCGTACTCTTCTTAACAAGCTTGGTATTAAGTCTCCTCAAGACTATGTGAAGGAGAACAACTGGAACTGGGATACATTCACTCAAGTTGCTAAAGACGCGAACAAAGATACGAATAATGACGGAAAGCTGGATACATGGGGACTTGCATCAGCCGGATTTATGGATAATGCACTTGTCTCCAATGAAACGAGCCTGACCAATGGAGATAAGCAAAATCTGGACGATCCAAAAACCGTTGAGGTATTTAATTTCCTCTCCAAACTGGCAACAGAGAAAGCCGCCCGCCCAACAGAAGGCGGAGACTGGACAGAACAAGGACAATTCTTCCGTCAAGGCAATACGCTTATGTATGCAGGTGCCATGTGGGAAATTGGCGGTTTGAAAAAGGATATGAAGGACTACGATATCGGCTTTGTGCCATTCCCGAAAGGTCCAAGCGCAACGGCTTACCATTCCAGTGAAGCGGCATTCCAGGCTCTGACCATTCCGAAGAGTGTCGAGAATCCTGATCAACTGATATACATCTGGGAAAAAATCAATGATATCGATTCGATCTACGACTATGCGGATCAAGCATCGCTTGAGAGCAACTTCACGGATGAGAACGATATCCAAAACGCCCGTGATGCAGACGCAGGCATGCTGGTGCTTGACAGCGGTACTTTCCCGAAATTCCCTTACTACGAAATAATCGGCGATCTGACCTCAGGCAAGTCGGTATCTACGGTGGTCGATACCTATAAAGCGAAGGCTCAAGCTGCTATTGACGAAGTTTACAAAAAGTAA
- a CDS encoding extracellular solute-binding protein — protein MSNKRRKRYGIAILVLLVFFLSIWTFYPSGQLHNGHAQAMGGFQAITDSDDNGGYNEYLKSYSADDRPSQVIRIEGESFAHSDGEGFEVADHPEGLDGKAIITPDAGSISWNVPVEQAGLYNLRIHYYPIEGKSSAIERTLTINDEQPFTGAENLLFDRLWGNRDAEIQRDDRGNDLRPRQIEKPAWQLKPFMDSEEYYEEPYLFHFDKGIQKLTLTASREPMAIDYIELYQDQTVKSYEDLKKDYEVEGLKPAKDQYMMIQAEDAVLKSSPTLYPLSDKSSPAVIPYDVSKIRINAIGGVNWKLPGQWLEWEVDVQQEGLYQIALKRKQDQLRGVYSTRSLMIDGEYPFKEMKQIPFNFDMDWKMDVMGGDEPYLFHLTKGKHVLRLSVSLGEIAPLLQTIESSVLQLNEIYRKILIITSNSPDPYRDYQLEKRVPEMMEVFKTQAATIKGVADYLKQTTGEQSDKVAVLHMLVNQLEEMAAKPETVAKRLTSFKTNVGGLGTWILNVRVQPLTLDYLIVSSPGAKLPRAGATFFQKVKHELGGLAASYTEDYDSIGNTKQSDKSITVWITTGRDQAQVLKSLIDESFTPESNISVKLRLVPGNILLPATLADEGPDVAMQIGEDVPVNYAMRKAAADLSVFPDFKEVASRFNESALVPYEYSNGIYALPEQQTFPMLFYRKDVLAEIGLTPPQTWQDVYNMISVLQKHNMEFFLPNDDVTNNANLIPNATFSMLLYQNSGKFYSDDDKKSALDSDISMEVFKKWTQFYTNYKFPLKADFPNRFRTGEMPIGIADYTTYNNLTVMAPEIKGLWDFTMVPGTEMPDGTVNHEVASHTTSVMMLQNAKDKAAAWEFMKWWTSKEAQIAYGREMEGLLGEAARYPTANIEALEELPWPVKDYQNLQSQWQWVEGIPQVPGGYFTGRHLDNAFRKVVNGNENPREALSDYLLYINDEIAIKRKEFNLSN, from the coding sequence TTGAGCAACAAAAGAAGAAAGCGCTACGGAATTGCCATACTGGTTCTACTCGTATTTTTTTTGTCCATTTGGACTTTCTACCCTTCGGGTCAGCTGCATAACGGACACGCGCAGGCGATGGGCGGATTTCAGGCGATTACAGATTCAGATGACAATGGCGGCTATAACGAGTATTTGAAAAGTTATTCAGCTGATGACAGACCCTCTCAAGTCATTCGTATAGAAGGCGAAAGCTTCGCTCATAGCGATGGAGAAGGATTTGAGGTGGCCGATCATCCGGAAGGACTGGACGGAAAAGCAATTATTACGCCGGATGCCGGCTCAATCAGCTGGAACGTTCCTGTTGAGCAAGCCGGACTCTATAATCTTCGGATTCATTACTACCCGATTGAGGGGAAAAGCTCAGCCATTGAACGTACGCTCACTATTAATGATGAGCAGCCGTTTACAGGAGCTGAAAATCTGTTGTTTGACCGGTTATGGGGCAACCGTGATGCCGAGATCCAAAGAGATGACCGGGGAAATGATCTTCGTCCAAGACAGATTGAGAAGCCGGCTTGGCAGCTCAAGCCATTCATGGATAGTGAAGAGTATTATGAAGAACCTTATTTGTTCCATTTCGACAAGGGTATACAGAAGCTTACGCTGACGGCTTCCCGAGAGCCGATGGCCATCGACTATATCGAGCTGTATCAGGATCAGACGGTCAAATCCTATGAGGACTTGAAGAAGGATTATGAAGTTGAAGGATTAAAGCCTGCCAAGGATCAATATATGATGATTCAGGCGGAGGACGCGGTGCTTAAATCATCTCCCACACTATATCCATTGTCTGACAAGTCAAGCCCTGCCGTAATCCCGTATGATGTGTCCAAGATCAGGATTAACGCAATTGGCGGCGTGAACTGGAAGCTGCCGGGGCAGTGGCTCGAGTGGGAAGTGGATGTACAACAGGAAGGATTATATCAGATCGCATTAAAGAGAAAACAGGATCAGCTTCGCGGTGTATACAGCACACGCAGTCTGATGATTGACGGCGAATATCCGTTTAAAGAAATGAAGCAGATTCCGTTTAATTTCGATATGGACTGGAAGATGGACGTCATGGGCGGCGATGAGCCCTATTTGTTCCATTTGACCAAAGGCAAGCATGTGCTTCGTTTGTCCGTATCCCTGGGCGAGATCGCTCCGCTGCTACAGACGATTGAATCAAGCGTCCTGCAGCTTAATGAGATATACAGAAAGATTCTGATCATTACCTCCAATTCGCCTGATCCGTACCGTGATTACCAGTTAGAGAAGCGGGTTCCGGAGATGATGGAAGTGTTCAAAACACAGGCAGCCACGATAAAAGGTGTTGCCGATTATCTCAAACAAACGACAGGTGAGCAAAGTGATAAAGTAGCGGTTCTCCATATGTTGGTGAATCAACTTGAAGAGATGGCTGCCAAACCTGAGACGGTTGCTAAACGGTTGACCTCCTTCAAGACCAATGTAGGCGGACTTGGTACATGGATTCTGAACGTACGCGTACAGCCGCTGACGCTGGACTATTTAATTGTATCTTCACCCGGTGCGAAGCTTCCGCGGGCAGGGGCGACCTTTTTCCAAAAGGTTAAGCATGAGCTGGGAGGGCTAGCTGCTTCATATACGGAGGACTATGACAGCATCGGCAATACGAAGCAAAGCGACAAGTCCATTACCGTATGGATTACGACCGGCCGGGATCAGGCACAAGTATTAAAGAGCTTGATCGATGAGAGTTTTACACCGGAGTCGAATATTTCCGTGAAGCTAAGACTTGTACCAGGGAATATTCTGCTTCCTGCAACGCTTGCTGATGAGGGACCTGATGTTGCCATGCAGATTGGTGAAGATGTACCTGTCAACTATGCGATGAGGAAAGCTGCGGCGGATTTGTCTGTATTCCCTGACTTCAAGGAAGTTGCCTCCAGATTTAACGAAAGCGCATTGGTTCCTTATGAATACAGCAATGGAATATACGCCTTGCCGGAGCAGCAGACCTTCCCGATGCTGTTCTACCGGAAAGACGTTCTAGCCGAAATCGGATTAACACCGCCACAAACCTGGCAGGACGTGTACAACATGATCTCGGTACTCCAGAAGCATAATATGGAGTTCTTCCTGCCAAACGACGATGTAACAAACAACGCAAATCTTATCCCGAATGCAACCTTCTCTATGCTGCTTTATCAGAACAGTGGAAAGTTTTATTCAGATGACGATAAGAAGAGCGCATTAGATTCGGATATCTCCATGGAAGTCTTTAAGAAATGGACGCAGTTCTATACCAACTATAAATTCCCGCTGAAGGCGGATTTCCCGAACAGGTTCCGTACCGGTGAGATGCCAATCGGGATCGCAGATTATACGACTTACAACAATTTAACGGTGATGGCACCAGAGATTAAAGGACTATGGGACTTTACGATGGTGCCAGGAACAGAAATGCCAGACGGTACTGTCAATCATGAAGTAGCCAGCCATACAACCTCGGTGATGATGCTCCAGAATGCCAAGGATAAAGCTGCAGCATGGGAGTTCATGAAATGGTGGACCAGCAAGGAGGCACAAATTGCTTATGGCCGTGAGATGGAAGGGCTGCTCGGAGAAGCCGCTCGTTATCCGACCGCTAATATTGAAGCGCTTGAAGAATTACCATGGCCGGTGAAGGATTATCAAAATCTTCAAAGCCAGTGGCAATGGGTGGAAGGAATTCCTCAGGTTCCGGGCGGGTATTTCACAGGACGCCATCTGGACAACGCCTTCCGAAAAGTAGTCAACGGCAATGAGAATCCTCGCGAAGCCTTATCAGATTATCTCTTGTATATCAATGATGAAATCGCAATTAAGCGAAAAGAATTTAATTTATCGAACTAG
- a CDS encoding carbohydrate ABC transporter permease yields MPETSQTVTVPVPDLIRQPVKVSRLAQTIQEIKRNKHYYILMSPYMIIFILFTIIPVVFSICLSFFYFNMLEFPRFVGWDNYSRLFLNDDVFMIALRNTFMFAVITGPISYLACFLFAWIINELSPKIRAIMTLIFYAPSISGNVYFIWLIVFSGDRYGYLNGFLIKIGFVLEPIQWLSNEKYILTIVIIVQLWLSLGTSFLAFIAGLQTIDKTLVEAGAVDGIRNRWQELWFITLPSMRPQLLFGAVLQITASFAVADVSIALAGFPSVNYAAHTIVTHLMDYGTIRFEMGYASAIATVLFLIMVGANKLTQKLLRKVGE; encoded by the coding sequence ATGCCTGAAACGAGTCAAACCGTAACCGTGCCTGTGCCTGATCTCATTAGGCAGCCTGTCAAGGTATCAAGATTGGCGCAAACGATCCAAGAGATCAAGAGAAACAAGCACTATTATATCCTGATGAGCCCGTACATGATTATTTTTATCCTGTTTACCATTATTCCGGTTGTATTCTCGATCTGTCTCAGCTTTTTCTATTTCAATATGCTCGAATTTCCAAGGTTCGTAGGATGGGACAATTATTCCAGGCTGTTTCTGAATGATGATGTCTTTATGATTGCCCTGCGGAATACGTTCATGTTCGCTGTCATTACAGGACCAATCAGCTATCTCGCCTGCTTCCTGTTTGCCTGGATTATTAATGAGCTGTCTCCGAAGATCCGGGCGATTATGACTTTGATTTTTTATGCGCCATCGATATCAGGAAATGTGTATTTTATATGGCTGATCGTATTTTCGGGAGACCGTTACGGTTACTTGAACGGTTTCCTGATCAAAATCGGCTTTGTTCTGGAGCCGATCCAATGGCTTTCGAACGAGAAGTATATTCTGACTATCGTCATTATCGTTCAGTTGTGGCTGAGCCTCGGTACCAGCTTCCTTGCTTTTATCGCAGGGCTTCAGACGATTGATAAAACGCTTGTAGAAGCAGGCGCAGTTGACGGAATCCGGAACCGTTGGCAGGAGCTATGGTTCATTACGCTTCCATCGATGAGGCCGCAGCTGTTATTCGGCGCTGTCCTGCAAATTACGGCTTCGTTCGCCGTTGCGGATGTTTCAATTGCCTTGGCGGGCTTCCCAAGTGTAAACTACGCGGCGCACACGATTGTCACGCATCTGATGGATTATGGCACGATCCGCTTTGAGATGGGTTATGCCTCAGCCATTGCAACGGTTCTATTCCTGATTATGGTGGGTGCCAACAAGCTGACCCAGAAATTGCTTAGAAAGGTCGGTGAGTGA
- a CDS encoding carbohydrate ABC transporter permease, which translates to MILNSWTAVFRIQKKLNRSFTVSFLLFLLLAVFGLFMAIPLVYAVNNAFKPLDELFIFPPRIMVNNPTLDNFFDLFALMGNSWVPLSRYIANTLVITLVGTFGHILLASAAAYPLAKHKFPGSQIIFSTVVLSLMFSGTVTAIPNYMMMSWLGWINTHLSIIIPSLAFPLGLFLMKQFMEQIPDALVEAAKIDGASEYRIYWQIVMPNVKPAWLTLMILQFPMLWGSDGGNFIYSENLKTLHYALGQISLGGIARAGVGAAVALILMVVPITLFIISQSSVIQTMATSGMKE; encoded by the coding sequence GTGATTTTGAACAGTTGGACGGCGGTTTTCCGTATTCAGAAAAAACTTAACCGCTCCTTTACCGTCAGTTTTTTACTCTTCCTGCTCCTTGCCGTGTTCGGCCTTTTTATGGCCATTCCGCTTGTGTACGCAGTGAACAATGCCTTCAAACCGCTTGATGAGCTGTTTATTTTCCCGCCTAGGATAATGGTAAATAATCCGACGCTGGATAATTTCTTTGACTTATTTGCTTTAATGGGCAATTCCTGGGTTCCGCTGTCCCGCTATATTGCGAATACGCTTGTTATTACGCTTGTAGGAACGTTTGGGCATATTCTTCTTGCGTCAGCAGCTGCCTATCCGCTTGCCAAGCATAAGTTTCCGGGCTCTCAAATCATTTTCTCCACCGTAGTCTTGTCACTGATGTTCTCTGGCACGGTTACTGCCATCCCGAACTATATGATGATGTCTTGGCTGGGATGGATTAATACGCATTTATCGATTATTATTCCATCGCTTGCTTTCCCGCTGGGTCTATTCCTAATGAAGCAGTTCATGGAACAGATCCCGGATGCACTAGTGGAAGCTGCCAAGATTGATGGAGCAAGCGAGTATCGGATCTATTGGCAGATTGTAATGCCCAATGTAAAGCCTGCCTGGCTGACCCTTATGATTCTGCAATTCCCTATGCTGTGGGGCTCTGACGGAGGCAACTTTATCTACAGCGAAAATCTGAAGACGCTGCATTACGCATTGGGGCAAATATCGCTTGGGGGAATTGCCAGGGCTGGCGTTGGGGCTGCCGTTGCGCTCATCCTGATGGTCGTTCCAATCACGCTCTTCATCATATCCCAGAGCAGTGTCATCCAGACGATGGCAACGTCCGGGATGAAAGAGTAG